One genomic region from Frateuria soli encodes:
- a CDS encoding four helix bundle protein — protein MIRESFKRPHERLKVWQDAMCLVEDVYRFSASFPETERFGLTAQVRRAAVSIPSNIAEGAARRSKQEYLRFLSIARGSLSELDTQYQIALRLGYAVGSASLDESINRTFAKLNALLKALAPARSAS, from the coding sequence GTGATTCGGGAATCGTTCAAGCGGCCGCATGAGCGCCTGAAGGTCTGGCAGGATGCGATGTGCCTGGTCGAAGACGTTTACCGGTTCTCTGCCTCGTTTCCCGAAACAGAGCGCTTCGGCCTTACTGCGCAGGTGCGTCGCGCAGCGGTCAGCATCCCCTCGAACATTGCCGAAGGCGCGGCACGACGGTCCAAGCAGGAATATCTACGGTTCCTCTCGATCGCACGCGGCTCGCTGTCGGAACTGGATACGCAATACCAGATTGCTTTAAGGCTCGGGTATGCCGTTGGCTCGGCCTCACTCGATGAATCCATCAACCGGACATTCGCCAAGCTGAATGCCTTGCTAAAGGCATTGGCTCCCGCCAGGAGTGCGTCGTGA
- the accC gene encoding acetyl-CoA carboxylase biotin carboxylase subunit — translation MLEKVVIANRGEIALRVLRACHSLGIKTVAVHSTADRNLKHVGLADEAICIGPAPSVDSYLNIPRIIAAAEITDAQAIHPGYGFLSERADFAEQVEQSGFIFIGPTADVIRLMGDKVEAIKAMKAAGVPCVPGSGGPLGDNTDENMRIAREIGYPVIIKAAGGGGGRGMRVVRTEAHLGNAITMTKQEAKAAFGNDMVYMEKFLENPRHVEIQVLADGQGNAIHLGERDCSMQRRHQKVVEEAPAPGITPELRAQIGKVCVEACLRIGYRGAGTFEFLFENGRFYFIEMNTRIQVEHPVTEFITGVDLVREQLLIAGGEKLSIRQEDVQIRGHAIECRINAEDPDTFMPSPGTVKRFEAPGGPGVRVDTHLYDGYRIPPNYDSMIGKLIVYGPDRDTAICRMRLALAETVIEGVKCNIPLQQRIMADAGFQHGGQNIHYLEKRMAEQKEPKPGGE, via the coding sequence ATGCTAGAAAAAGTCGTCATTGCCAACCGCGGTGAGATCGCGCTGCGCGTGCTGCGCGCGTGCCACAGCCTCGGCATCAAGACGGTCGCGGTGCACTCCACCGCCGACCGCAACCTCAAGCACGTGGGCCTGGCGGACGAGGCGATCTGCATCGGTCCGGCGCCGTCGGTCGACAGCTACCTCAACATCCCCCGGATCATCGCGGCGGCCGAGATCACCGACGCGCAGGCGATCCATCCGGGTTACGGCTTCCTTTCCGAGCGTGCCGACTTCGCCGAGCAGGTCGAGCAGTCCGGCTTCATCTTCATCGGGCCGACCGCCGACGTGATCCGCCTGATGGGCGACAAGGTCGAGGCGATCAAGGCGATGAAAGCCGCCGGCGTGCCGTGCGTGCCGGGCTCCGGTGGCCCGCTGGGCGACAACACCGACGAGAACATGCGCATCGCCCGCGAGATCGGCTACCCGGTGATCATCAAGGCCGCCGGCGGCGGCGGCGGCCGCGGCATGCGCGTGGTGCGCACCGAGGCGCACCTGGGCAACGCCATCACCATGACCAAGCAGGAGGCCAAGGCGGCCTTCGGCAACGACATGGTGTACATGGAGAAATTCCTGGAGAACCCGCGCCACGTGGAAATCCAGGTGCTGGCCGATGGCCAGGGCAACGCGATCCACCTGGGCGAGCGCGACTGCTCGATGCAGCGCCGCCACCAGAAGGTGGTCGAGGAAGCGCCGGCGCCCGGCATCACGCCGGAACTGCGCGCGCAGATCGGCAAGGTCTGCGTGGAAGCCTGCCTGCGCATCGGCTACCGCGGCGCCGGCACGTTCGAGTTCCTGTTCGAGAACGGCCGCTTCTACTTCATCGAGATGAACACCCGCATCCAGGTCGAGCACCCGGTGACCGAGTTCATCACCGGCGTGGACCTGGTGCGCGAGCAGCTGCTGATCGCCGGCGGCGAGAAGCTCTCGATCCGGCAGGAGGACGTGCAGATCCGCGGCCACGCCATCGAATGCCGCATCAACGCCGAGGACCCGGACACCTTCATGCCCAGCCCCGGCACGGTCAAGCGCTTCGAGGCGCCGGGCGGCCCCGGCGTGCGCGTGGACACGCACCTGTACGACGGCTACCGCATCCCGCCCAACTACGACTCGATGATTGGCAAGCTGATCGTCTACGGTCCCGACCGCGACACCGCCATCTGCCGCATGCGCCTGGCACTGGCCGAGACGGTGATCGAGGGCGTCAAGTGCAATATCCCGCTGCAGCAGCGCATCATGGCCGACGCCGGCTTCCAGCACGGCGGCCAGAACATCCATTACCTGGAAAAGCGCATGGCCGAGCAGAAGGAACCGAAGCCCGGCGGCGAGTAA